The Candidatus Hydrogenedentota bacterium genome contains the following window.
AACTCGTCGGCGACGACGATGTCTTCCGGGGGAATTTCCACGATCTGCCCGTCGCGTTCGACCACAATGGAACGGCCCATACGCTTGTGTTCGGCCAGCGCGCGCTGGACGCCAATCCGCATGCCTTCTGCGAACGCTGTTTGAATTTCGTTGTCGGTCATCACGTTGTCTCGCGAATTTTCTGCCAAGTGTCGGATTCGAGTACGGCTATTGTACCATTCTTGTCCTTCTTGGCAACCATAACGGGCTCTCCGAAAGAATTGTCCATGCAATCCCAGGTTCGTGCCAAGGGTATATAGAGATTTAGAAAATTCTGTATCCCCCGAACGTACCGTCGTCGGACCACATCCTCCGGGATGTGGTGGCCGCCCGCCGCGACGCGGTGCGCGACGCGTTCGATTGCCAGGTCGGGCGACTTCAGCCAGACGAAGAGCAGGTGAACCTTGTATTCCCTCGCAATGCAGTCCCGAAGGAAGGGGGCAAAGGAACGGGAGGCCATGGTGGTTTCGAAGGCAAAATCCTGCTCGGCCGCCACCAGTTCGCGCAGTCGCGCAAGCATGACGCGTCCGGCCTGCAGGGCCACGGACTCCGGGCGGAAGGGCGAGATACCCGCCGCGATGGCGTCGGCGTTGACGTATTCCGGGCATTGAAGCCGATCGGGGAGAAGGGCCATGGACGCGGTGGTCTTGTCCGCGCCGTTGGGCCCGCCGATCACGTATATTCTGGGCATGGGTCTCCGCTCTCCTCACAAGCCGCAACAGGATTCGCCCACTGTTGGACGTAGTCTGGCACAGTGGCCGGGACAATTTCCTCTCTGGCGGGCCTGCAAGGCGGCGGGCGGGAGAAGGCCGCGCTTGTATGCGCCTTTCGCTAGCGTTTCCGCACACACCTGCGCTATGATGTGGGTGTAGTGGGCGCGCTATGTGCCTGAATCGGGTGGAACGCGTTATCGTGACCGGGCAGACGGTCAGGGCTGAGTGGGAACGGGGCATTGGTGAGCCAATGACATATTCAGACGTTCGGCAGAGCATGTTGGACGACGTGGTCCCCCTGCGTCTGGAGCGCGCCGAACCTCTTGTTGATCCGCTCCTCGGGACCCGGCTTGGCCACTATCAGATCGAGTTTGTGCTTGGCAAAGGGGCCTACGGCGCGGTGTATAAGGCGCGCGATGTAACCCTGGGCCGCTATGTGGCCATCAAGTTTCTTCACCAGTTTCTGGACAAATCCCACGAGGCCATGTTTCTGGAAGAGGCGAAGGCGGTGGCGGCGCTGGGCAAGCACCCTTCGATTGTGACCATCTTCGAGTTCAGCGAGTATCAGGGTCGCAAATACTTTGTGCTGGAGTTTGTGGGGTCCCACGCGGGGATGCTGCTCCGGGTCCACCCCAAGGGCTTGCCAATCGAGATGGCCCTGCGTATCGGCAAGGAAAGCGCGGAGGGGCTGGCCTACGCCCACAAGCGCTACATTATTCATCGCGATATCAAACCGGCGAATATCCTGCTGGAGATCGAGGGGGGCAGCGCCAAGCTTGCGGACTTTGGCGTGGCCCGGCTGTTTGACCCCACCTCCAACGAACAAGGGGGCGCACCCGGCGGCACCCCGGCCTATATGGCGCCCGAAGTAATCGGCGGATATGCGGGCGACACGCGGACCGATGTTTTTTCCCACGGGGTGACGCTGTATGAGCTGTTGTGCGGATCGCTGCCCTTTCGGGGTGACACGGCCGAGGCCATCATGTCCGAAATCTCGGCCAACCGCCACGTGCCGCTGCGCGAGCGCCGGGAACTGCCGGCCGCCGTGACCGCCATCGTGGAAAAAGCGATGGCACACCATCCGGAAGATCGCTATTCCGGGGCGGCGGAACTTGCCGAGGCGCTCGCGAAGTGTCTGATTCCGGCGGCGGGGACCGTGGTCGCCAGCCCGGCGGCACCCGATCTGGTATCGCTGGACGATATGAAGCTGGTAAAACTGAGGGCCTACCAACTCGCGCAGGATGCGAAGCGGAACGGAGGCGACAAACTGGCCCACGGTCCACTGAACGAGGGGGTGGAAGCCTTTCGGAACGGTGAGGCCTACGAGCAACTCAAGCAGTACGGCGCCGCCCGTGACGCCTTCAACAACGCGTCGGCGAAATTTAAGGAGGCCGTGGAGCGCTCCAAGGCCTTGATGGACAAGATGCTGGCGCTGAAGGCGACGCGGGAGAAAATGGAATCGATTCGGGCGAAGGCCGAGGCGGCCCACGCCCACCGCCTGGCCCCGGAGGCTTTTGCGACGGCGTCGATGGAGGAGAAGCGCGCCCGGGAGACGGCGGCCCTGGGGAAGGCGACCCAGTCCTACCACCATGCGGCGACGTTGTACGTAGAGGCGTTGAAGCAGGCGCTGCAGCATGGCGAGGCGGCGCTGGTCGCGCCTCGGGAACGGGTGGCGGAACTGCGCAAGTTGATCGATGTGCAGGGTGTTGCGCCCTTTGCCCGGGACGAGATCGCGCAGGCGAACTTGTGTATTGATCGGGCGCGCCGTTCCCTTCCGGACTTTACCGCCGCGAAGCAGCATTATCTTGCCGCGGCGGCCATGCTGGAGAAGGCGATTCCGGCGGGGATGGAGCGCAAGCGCCAGGACGAGGAGAAGCAGGCCAGGGAGCCGATCACCGTTGCGGGCATCGAGCTGGTCTGGATTCCACCGGGCACCTTTTACATGGGCAGCGATGACGGTTCAGTGGAGGAGGAGCCGCGCCACCCGGTGACGATATCGCGGGGACTCTGGGTGGGGAAGTATCCGGTTACCCAGAGCCAATGGGAGGCGATCATGGGTGGAAATCCGTCCGTGTTCAAAGGCGATCCCAACCTGCCCGTGGAGAATGTAAGCTGGCATGACTGCCAGGAGTTCGTTCGGAAGCTCACCGCCCAGGGCGCGGGCCGTTTTCGGCTGTTGAGCGAGGCGGAGTGGGAATATGCCTGCCGCGCCGGAGAGCCCGGGGACTGGTGCTTCGGGAGCGATCCCGGGCTGCTCAACGAGTACGCCTGGAACCATGAGATCGCAAACGGGCGCACGCATCCGGTGGGCGAGAAGAAGCCGAACGGCTGGGGGCTCCACGACATGCACGGCAACGTGTGCGAGTGGTGCGAGGACCACCACCATCAGGACTATAACGGTGCGCCGGTCGGGGGGGCTGCATGGATTGACGACGGGATCGAGGAGCGGATTACCCGCGGGGGGAGCTGGTGCATCATCACGCCGGAATGCCGAAGCGCCTATCGAGGCTGGTACGCCCGACCGGACACGACCTCGGACTTTATGGGGCTCAGGGTCTGTAAATCGGACTGACGGGGACTATTCCGCCGTGTGGAACCGGGTTCCGGCGCCACTGCGCAGATAGGTGCGGATGGCGTCGTCCTCGGGGGTGATAATCAGCGCGTCGGGTGCCGCACTCGCGATGTTCTCGATATAATCGTCCATGTAGATTCGCGCGCCGGCTTCGAATCGCCCCGTGACGCGGGCGGCGTTTCCTTCATCTTCGGGGTTTTCCAGGATCCGTATCTGGTAGTCCTTGCCAAGCTGATCCGAGACCGCGCGGAAATTATTGAGGTTTTCCGCGGCCTTCACCTCAAACTCGTTCGCGCGGCGCACGGCGCGATCAACATTACGCAGGGCCAGCACGGCGAAGTTCGAGCGTAGTCGCTTTCCCAGCTGGCTGTCGGGTGCCTGGCCCTGCAGGGCGGGAATAATGCGGAAGAGCACATCCAGCTTCGTGGCTTCTTTGCCTCCGCCGGCGAGGATTTGCTCATATTTTTCCATGTTCTGCATGGCGCGCTCCTCCTGAACCACCTGATCGGCCATCTGGCTCTGAAGGATCTTCATGGCCGCCAGTTTGTTGTGGGCCGTTTCCATGAGCAGGGAGCGCTGCCGCCGGTCGAGGGCCCTCGATCGCAGGGAGTTCTCCAGCGTTGCGGCTTCGGCCTCGGCCGCCTTCAAGTCGTCATCGTCCAACGCATCCAGTGCGACGGTGGCCGCGGGCAAGTTCTCCTCCCCGCCTGCGACCGGTTGGAACAAATCTTCCCGCGCATCGTTGAGCATGTTCTGGAGGTTGAGCACGACATTGGAGATGAAGGCGTGGCGCCGCTGGCTGCGCAGGAGGCTTTCGAGCCGCTTCTGGACCTCGCCGCCGCCAAACAGGAACATGAGCACCGACTGCGCCGAGTGGTCGGCTTCGCGCTTTGCGGCCACCGCGAGGTGGGAGAAGTTTCTTGCGTGGCGGCGCAGGCCATAGGCGCGTGAGAGGAGCTGGTTGAGCTCCGCGCCGGTGACTTCGCCGAAGTCGGCGCAGGAAAGCTCCCGGCGAAGGACGATGGAAACGCTGCTCATGCCGAGGTGCCGGAAGTGCTGGGCGCTGGCTTCGCCGGATATTTCCAGGCGGCTTCCCCGGACTTCCCGTCCGACGTGGAGTTGGCGGGTGATCAGTCTGCCCATGAGTGCGGTATCTTCCACCACGATGGATTGCCCGGCGAAAACAAGCCTGGGGCCTTGAGCGTTCACACAGACCACACTCCCCATCTTGGATATGGCCACGGCGTTGTTGATCACGCCGCGGGCGCGAATGTGGCCGGTCAGGACGATGGCCACGCCGGAAATGTTGTGCCGGATTTCGCACTGGCGTCTGGACAGAACCCGCCCCATGACGTAGCCGTCGACGCAGCAGATTCCATCGTTTTCCACCACGACCGTGCACCCGTCGGGCACGTCTCCCAGGATGCGCAGGTTGGTCGAGGCTTTGAAAACGGGACCCCGGCAGGGCAACTCGATTCCGGCCAGGAGGCGAATGAAGGCGGTTTCCGCCGCGAGCAGTTCGCGTTCCGTCACGTACTGGATCCGGCGTTCGAGGGTGGCGAGGCCGGGCGTGGGCTCCTTGGCGGCCCTGCGCGCTTCAAGGGCGGCGGCGTGGGGCTCCAGCAGTGCGGTAACGCGCGCGGTCACGGCGTGGGTGCCAACCGTTCGGGCCAGGTTGAGGGTCGCGGTGAGAAAGGCGACCTCTTCGGCCATGAGTACTTCGACGCGGTGCGCCCGGACCAGTTCTATCAGGTCGCGCAGGAGGAACTGGTGACGGCGACCGGAAGTATTCAGGTCCGGGGTGTCGGGTGCGGCGGTCCAGCGCTGGACGGCGCCGGTCAGGGCTTGCGCGGTGGCGTCCGACTCCGCCCTCTTGGACTGGGTTTCCACCCAGAGCGCGCAGAGCGCCATATCCTGCAGGGTGAGTCTGGGGGCGTTTCCCGGCGGGGGCGATGCAACGAAATCGATCAACCTCTTAAGCAAGCAATAGCTCTCCGCCAGCGTTGTCACCCCGGAAAGGCGATATGCACAGGATTACGCGACCCGCGCTCCGTGGCGCTGGTCGTGCCGGACACACCCACTTTCCCAGCCATCGTAGCAGAGGCTTCCGCAGGGGTACAAGTGCGGAAACTGGGCAATCAAATAAAGGCGCAACGTTGAAATGCGGTAGTCCCCGGCGGTCCCGGAGCTTGACAAGCGAAACCCGCGCGGGTGTCTGCAAGTCCTACTTGGTTATACTTCAGAGACTTGTGTAAGCTATGCGCGGTCCGCAATGCGCGGCAACACCCACTTCGTGGTCGATGCCGAGTCGGCGGGCCAAGTGTGGAATCAATGCGGAGGAGCGCCGTTTCATGAGTGCAGTTGTTTCCTACCACGCGGCCGGCAGTACGGGCGTGATCACAATCGACTCCCCCCCGGTGAACGCCCTTTCCGTCGCCGTGCGACAGGGATTGCTGGATGCGCTGAGCGCGGGCCTCTCAGATGGCGGGGTAACTTCCCTCGTGCTGACTTGCGCGGGCCGAACCTTCATTGCGGGCGCGGACATTACGGAGTTCGACCGTCCACCGTCCGCCCCCTGGCTTGATGAAGTCATTGCGGCGTTTGAGGCGAGCACCAAGCCCATAGTGGCGGCGCTGCACGGCACGGCGCTGGGTGGCGGCCTGGAAACGGCCCTGGGTTGTCACTATCGTGTGGCGGTTCCGGGGGCGAAGTGCGGCCTTCCCGAGGTGTCCCTCGGCCTGGTTCCCGGCGCCGGCGGCACGCAGCGCCTTCCCCGGCTGGTCGGCCCGGAGGCCGCGCTCGAAATGATTGCTTCCGGTCTGCCCATCGGTGCCGCCCGCGCATTGGAATTGGGTCTTGTGGACAAGATCGTTGACGGCGACTTGCTCGAAGGAGCGGTGGCGTTTGCGGGTGCGCTTCCGGCGGGTCCGACCTCGCTCCGGCGCGTGCGCGATCTCGAAGAGAAGCTGCAGGGCTTCGACCCGGGCATTTTTGAGGCGGCCCGCCGGGATTACGGCAAGAAGCGCCGTGGATTCGACGCGCCGCAGCGCGCCATCGATTGTGTGGAGATCGCCACGAAGACCTCTATGGACGAAGGTCTCGCCCGGGAGCGTGAGATCTTTGACGCGTGCCTTCACTCGGACCAGTCCAGGGCGCAACGTCATCTGTTTTTTGCAGAACGAACGGCCGGCAAGATCCCCGACGTACCCAAAGACACCCCGGTGCGTCCGCTCCGCCTGGGCGCCGTCATCGGTGCGGGCACGATGGGAGGTGGCATCGCAATGAATTTCGCGAATGCCGGCATTCCGGTGTACCTGCTGGACGCGAGTCAGGAGGGACTGGATCGGGGTCTGGCGGTGATTGCGAAGAACTACGCCAGCGGGGTGAAGAAGGGGCGCATGACGCAGGCCCAGATGGATGCCACCATGGCGCTTATACGCCCGACACTATCCTATGACGACCTCGCGGACGTGGATATCGTGATCGAGGCGGTGTTTGAAGAGATGGCCCTTAAGAAAACGGTGTTCAAGGCGCTGGATGCGGTCTGCAAGGCGGACGCCATTCTGGCTACGAATACTTCGACGCTGGACATCGACGAGATCGCGGCGAGCATCTCGCGCCCGCACCAGGTCATCGGGCTGCACTTTTTCAGCCCGGCCAACATCATGCGTCTGCTGGAGATTGTCCGTGGCCGGGAGACATCGAAAGAGGTGATTGCCACGGCCTTTGCCCTGAGCAAGGCGATCCGGAAGGTGGGGGTGCTGGTGGGGGTATGCGATGGCTTTGTGGGCAACCGAATGGTCGATCCCTACATCCGGGAGGCGCTGTTTCTTCTGGAGGAGGGCGCGACCCCGAATGAGGTGGACCGGGCGATCCATGATTTTGGCGTGGCGATGGGCCCCCACGCCATGAGCGATCTGGCGGGGCTGGATGTGGGCTGGCGAATCCGGAAGCGCCAGGCCGCCACGCGCCCGGCGGGCCAGCGCTATTGCGAGATCGCGGACAAGATCTGCGAGATAGGCCACTACGGCCAGAAGACGGGGCGGGGGTTCTATATCTACGACCCGGCCACACGGGCCGCGACGCCGGATCCAGAGGTGGAGGCCCTGTGCCTCGCCGAAGCCGAGCGCCACGGGATCGCCCGGCGCGCCATATCCCCGGAGGAAATCGTGGAGCGCTGTATTTACGCGCTGATCAACGAGGGGGCTCGCATACTGGAGGAGGGTATCGCCCTGCGCTCCTCGGATATCGATATTATCTACGTCTACGGCTACGGTTTTCCCGCGTTTCGGGGAGGGCCGATGTGCTACGCGGATCAAATCGGGCTGGACAAGGTCTATGCGCGCGTGCTGACTTTTCACGAGCAACACGGCGCACTTTGGGAGCCCGCTCCCCTGTTGGCGAGGCTGGCCGGGGAGGGAGGAACATTTTCAAGTTGGACCTCCTGATCGCCGTGGCCCCGGGGAGACTCTAGCGGCTGGGGCCGGTATTCCAGGTTTAATGCGCCGTATCCAGCGATGCTGGAGCGCGTAGAGGTGGGAGCAATGGAAGAAGAAAATTCAGGCACCCCGTCCGCAAGATCCGACCACAACGCTTGCGCGATGGCACTTGAGCGTTGTCTGAAAGTGGGCATGGAAGTCTTTCTTGACGCCAGTCCGGGAAGCCCGAATTCCAGGCGCTTTCCCGCCCGGCTGCGCGGCTGGGAACTGGGGCACTACCTGTTGCTGGGCATGGTCTCCGGATACGCCATGCCGGTGGTCCGCCAGGGCAAGGAGTGCGTGATCCGGTTCATGCACGAGGGGGAGGTGTGGGGCTTCAGCGCCGTGTTTGCGGAGCAGGGCCTGAACGCGGGCTTTCCCCTGATCCAGTTGTACTGGCCCCGGGAGGTGGCCCGGGTGCAGGTGCGCAAGCACGAACGGGTGGCGATACAGACCCCCTGCGCCATCGAGCTGGAGGATGGGGCCAATTGCAATGCCACAATCGATGACCTCAGCGGCGGCGGGTGCAGTGTGCTGATGAACGCGGATGTGGCCGTTGGCGCGGTGTTGTACCTCACCTTCCGAATGCCGGACGGCGGACAGGTCAGCCACCGGCCCGTCATCGTGCGCAACCGCCGCTCCGTGCCGGGGCAGGGCGTCAAGTATGGCTGCCAGTTTCAGGCGGTGGATGAAAAGGACCATGGCATTCAGCTTTTCGTGGCGCGGAAAATCGCGACGGAGCGGGGCGAGTCCGCGCCCCACCCGCAGATACTGGTGCTGTCTAGAAATGAGCTGGACGTCGAAATGGTGCAGCAATCTCTTGCAAACAGCGCCTTTGAGGTCATAGAGGCCGCCGGCATTCTCGACCTTGGCTATCGCCTGCACTCCTGCGAGGCGGTCGGGATCTTGATAAGCTTTGAACAGCGAGAGCTGTCCGCGATAGAGGTTCTGCCCCTCATCCGCCAGTCGCCGGGCTTGGGCGAGATTCCCCTCTTCATGTATGGCGGTGGTACGGGGCTCCGGGATCAGGCAATCTCCATGGGGGCGACATTATGCCTCAACGATCTCTCCGAAACGCCGCGAATTCTTCCCTATCTTCCCGAGCAACGGGCCCCGAAGCCTGACGAGACGCGGGATGGAGATGCTGAGCATCTGGCGCATCCCGAGGCCTACGAGCCGCCGCCGGTCGCCCCCCCATCGGAGTCCGATCCGGACGAGATACTGCTGGAAGATCCCAGTTAGACCGCAGAGGGGACTGTTTCCGGTGGGTCGTTTCGCGAAAGAGACGGCGTTGTGGTAGAGTTCGGGCGATTTCTGGCATCGGCAATGGCGGAATCCCGCCGGGTAAGGATGAGCATACATGTCCCACACCAATCTGGTCACCGGCGGCGCGGGTTTCCTCGGTTCCCATCTCTGTGAGGCCCTGTTGAATCGGGGCGAGGAAGTAATGTGCCTTGACAATTTCTTCACAGGGCGCAGGGAGAATATCGCTCACTTGCTTGGGCACCCCCGATTCGAATTGATCCGCCACGACGTCACCGAGCCGATCCTGATCGAGGCCGACCGGATCTTTAACCTGGCGTGCCCGGCCTCTCCCGTGCACTACCAGCACAATCCGGTGAAGACCATCAAGACGAGCGTGATGGGCGCGCTGAACATGCTGGGTCTCGCGAAGCGGGTGCGCGCGCGGATACTCCAGGCGTCCACGTCGGAGGTGTACGGCGATCCGGCCATTCATCCCCAGGTCGAATCCTACTGGGGAAATGTAAATCCGATCGGTCCCCGAAGCTGCTATGACGAAGGAAAGCGCGTGGCGGAGACGCTCTTTTTCGATTATCACCACCAGAATAAGGTGGATATTCGCGTCATCCGAATATTCAACACCTACGGACCCCGCATGCAGGTGAACGACGGGCGGGTCGTGAGCAATTTCGTGGTGCAGGCCCTGCGGGGCGAGCCGATCACCCTTTATGGAGACGGCGAGCAAACGCGTTCGTTCTGTTATTTCGAGGACCTGATTCGGGGCATGATGACGATGATGGACACGGAGGATTTCCACGGCCCCGTCAATCTGGGCAATCCGGACGAGTTCACAATCCGGGAGCTGGCCGAGGCCGTGATCCGTCTGACGGGTTCGTCCTCGGAACTCGTGTTCAAGCCCCTGCCCGAAAACGACCCGACGCGTCGAAAGCCGGATATCAGTCTGGCGCGGGAAAAGCTGGGCTGGAGCCCGACCATCAAGCTGGAAGAGGGGCTCAAGCCCACGATCGACTATTTCGCCCGCGTTATCGCGCGGTGAGAGGTGCTCAGGACTTGGTTTTAGCCGGATTGTTCAGCAGGCGCTCGAGTTCCCGGCGGTTGCTGATGAGATCAGCCAGGGTGTACTCGTCCAGAACGCCCATGAATGCCTTGAAAGCTTTTCCCAGCACGCCCTTCAACTGGCAGCCCGGGGTCAGGATGCACCGGTCGTTTACGCGGTCGAAACACTCCACCAGATGAAAGTTGGGTTCCGTCCGCCGGACCACTTCCCCCAGATTGATGCTCTCGGGCGCGCGCGCCAGGCGCAGGCCGCCCTGCCGCCCGCGAACCGTAGTGATATAGCCAAGTTTGCCCAGGTTGTGCACTACCTTCACAAGATGGTTCCGTGAAATATTGTAGCGCTCTGCTATCTCCGTAATGGTCACGTTCTCCGTGGTGAGGGCGAGATAGAGGAGGGTGCGGAGGGCGAAGTCGGTGTATTGGGTCAATTGCATGGGAGGGTACTCCAGAGATCTATCGAAATTATAGCACGTAACCCGGCCCGGTTGACATTTGAGTTTGTGTGGTATAAGATTGATTCTCAATGCATGTTTGTTGGGCACCGCGCTTCGCGGCGCCGGACCGGGTCCGGCGTCTCACGCGCGAGGTGTGTTCGCGGGCCAGTGCAGCAACCACGGAGAATTTATATGAGCACATTATTCGAGCAGCTTGGCGGTTCAGCCGCGGTGGACGGGGCCGTTGATCTCTTCTACCGCCACGTGTTGTCGGACGACCGGATCGCCCACTTCTTTGACGGTGTGGATATGGAGCGGCAGGCGCAGAAGCAGAAAGCTTTCCTGACGATGGCCTTCGGCGGACCGCACAACTACACGGGCGCGGACATGAAGCGCGGGCATGCCCATCTAGTCCAGCAGGGCCTGAACGACAGTCACTTCGACGCGGTGGCGGAGAATCTTGGGAAGACCCTGCGGGAGATGGGTGTGGCGCAGGAACTGATCGATCAAGTGCTCACCATTGCCGAATCCACGCGGGAAGACGTCCTGGGCCGCAGCGCCTGAGCGGGGGAATCCCAAGAAACACCTGAGCGGTCAACCCTCCAGCGGGCGCCGGCGCCGCCGGCGCCCGGGGGTGGACCTTTGCCGCCCCCGCCAGGCAAGTCATCGCGCCTGCCCCGGCCACCCGCAGCACCGCCGAGAGAACCTTCATGCCGACCATACTTTTTTCTTCGACTCCCCATGCCCTGCTGGATGGAGAATCCGTGCTTGAGTGTCTTGAACGTCACGGGCACGCGATACCCAACTCCTGCCGCAGCGGAGTCTGCCACAGTTGCATGTTGCGCAGTTCGGGTGGACCCGTGCCGGCGGCAGCCCAGAAGGGCGTGAGCGAGGTGCGCCGGGCCCAGGGGTACTTCTTATCCTGCTGTTGCCATCCCGAAAGCGATATGGTGGTCAACCGGGTGGATGACGCGCTGGAGCGTTTTTCAGCCACCGTGATGGGTCTGTCGGCGATGAACGAGCGGGTGCTTCGGGTGCGCCTGCGGGCCGACTCGACCTTTGATTATCGTCCCGGTCAGTTCGTCAATTTTGTGCGGCCGGATGGGCTGGTGCGCAGCTTTTCTATCGCGAGCGTGCCGGGGCTGGACGAGCATCTGGAGTTCCACGTGGCGCTGGTTCCGGGGGGGCGTATGAGCGGCTGGCTGCACCACGAAGCGGCGGCCGGGAGCACGCTTGAAATTGCGGGCCCGCTGGGTAATTGTTTCTACCTGGGGGGGAATCCGGAGCAACCCCTGCTGCTGCTGGGTACGGGCACGGGACTCGCGCCCCTCTATGCGATCCTGCGCGATGCGCTCCACCAGGGCCACACGGGACCGATTCATCTTTTTCACGGTGCATTGGCGGCGCGCGATCTCTACCTCGTCTCGGAGCTTCAGGCGCTTGAGGCGCATTGGCCCAATTTCACGTACCACGTGTGTGTTCGCGATGAAGCGGGTGAAGCCTGGATGCGGTGTGGCGCGGTGGATACCATCGCACTGACCACCTTTCCCGACCTCAAAGGGTGGAAGGTCTATCTCTGCGGGAACCCGGAACTGGTCAAGCAGGTCCAGCGGAAGACCTTCATGGCGGGCGCCAGCATGAAAGACATACATGCCGACGCATTTATTCCGGCGAAATCCTGAGGTCTGTTTCACGCCTGCTCGCCGCGGGCTTTGGTGAATCGGCTGACGACAAGCCCCGCCGTGTACGCGCCGAGGGCGGACAGGGGCATGATGAAGGTGATGGACATGTTGCTTTCCGCGCCGGTTACCAGGTGAACGATATCCTTCCAGAAGGTCAACGTGATTCCCAGGGCCGCCCCGGTGGCAATGCCGACCCAAGCGCCCGCGGGGGTTGAACGCTTCGCAAAAAAAGCCAGGGCGAAGGCGACAAAGAGGGGC
Protein-coding sequences here:
- a CDS encoding Zeta toxin family protein; translation: MPRIYVIGGPNGADKTTASMALLPDRLQCPEYVNADAIAAGISPFRPESVALQAGRVMLARLRELVAAEQDFAFETTMASRSFAPFLRDCIAREYKVHLLFVWLKSPDLAIERVAHRVAAGGHHIPEDVVRRRYVRGIQNFLNLYIPLARTWDCMDNSFGEPVMVAKKDKNGTIAVLESDTWQKIRETT
- a CDS encoding SUMF1/EgtB/PvdO family nonheme iron enzyme, which gives rise to MTYSDVRQSMLDDVVPLRLERAEPLVDPLLGTRLGHYQIEFVLGKGAYGAVYKARDVTLGRYVAIKFLHQFLDKSHEAMFLEEAKAVAALGKHPSIVTIFEFSEYQGRKYFVLEFVGSHAGMLLRVHPKGLPIEMALRIGKESAEGLAYAHKRYIIHRDIKPANILLEIEGGSAKLADFGVARLFDPTSNEQGGAPGGTPAYMAPEVIGGYAGDTRTDVFSHGVTLYELLCGSLPFRGDTAEAIMSEISANRHVPLRERRELPAAVTAIVEKAMAHHPEDRYSGAAELAEALAKCLIPAAGTVVASPAAPDLVSLDDMKLVKLRAYQLAQDAKRNGGDKLAHGPLNEGVEAFRNGEAYEQLKQYGAARDAFNNASAKFKEAVERSKALMDKMLALKATREKMESIRAKAEAAHAHRLAPEAFATASMEEKRARETAALGKATQSYHHAATLYVEALKQALQHGEAALVAPRERVAELRKLIDVQGVAPFARDEIAQANLCIDRARRSLPDFTAAKQHYLAAAAMLEKAIPAGMERKRQDEEKQAREPITVAGIELVWIPPGTFYMGSDDGSVEEEPRHPVTISRGLWVGKYPVTQSQWEAIMGGNPSVFKGDPNLPVENVSWHDCQEFVRKLTAQGAGRFRLLSEAEWEYACRAGEPGDWCFGSDPGLLNEYAWNHEIANGRTHPVGEKKPNGWGLHDMHGNVCEWCEDHHHQDYNGAPVGGAAWIDDGIEERITRGGSWCIITPECRSAYRGWYARPDTTSDFMGLRVCKSD
- a CDS encoding enoyl-CoA hydratase/isomerase family protein yields the protein MSAVVSYHAAGSTGVITIDSPPVNALSVAVRQGLLDALSAGLSDGGVTSLVLTCAGRTFIAGADITEFDRPPSAPWLDEVIAAFEASTKPIVAALHGTALGGGLETALGCHYRVAVPGAKCGLPEVSLGLVPGAGGTQRLPRLVGPEAALEMIASGLPIGAARALELGLVDKIVDGDLLEGAVAFAGALPAGPTSLRRVRDLEEKLQGFDPGIFEAARRDYGKKRRGFDAPQRAIDCVEIATKTSMDEGLAREREIFDACLHSDQSRAQRHLFFAERTAGKIPDVPKDTPVRPLRLGAVIGAGTMGGGIAMNFANAGIPVYLLDASQEGLDRGLAVIAKNYASGVKKGRMTQAQMDATMALIRPTLSYDDLADVDIVIEAVFEEMALKKTVFKALDAVCKADAILATNTSTLDIDEIAASISRPHQVIGLHFFSPANIMRLLEIVRGRETSKEVIATAFALSKAIRKVGVLVGVCDGFVGNRMVDPYIREALFLLEEGATPNEVDRAIHDFGVAMGPHAMSDLAGLDVGWRIRKRQAATRPAGQRYCEIADKICEIGHYGQKTGRGFYIYDPATRAATPDPEVEALCLAEAERHGIARRAISPEEIVERCIYALINEGARILEEGIALRSSDIDIIYVYGYGFPAFRGGPMCYADQIGLDKVYARVLTFHEQHGALWEPAPLLARLAGEGGTFSSWTS
- a CDS encoding PilZ domain-containing protein — encoded protein: MEVFLDASPGSPNSRRFPARLRGWELGHYLLLGMVSGYAMPVVRQGKECVIRFMHEGEVWGFSAVFAEQGLNAGFPLIQLYWPREVARVQVRKHERVAIQTPCAIELEDGANCNATIDDLSGGGCSVLMNADVAVGAVLYLTFRMPDGGQVSHRPVIVRNRRSVPGQGVKYGCQFQAVDEKDHGIQLFVARKIATERGESAPHPQILVLSRNELDVEMVQQSLANSAFEVIEAAGILDLGYRLHSCEAVGILISFEQRELSAIEVLPLIRQSPGLGEIPLFMYGGGTGLRDQAISMGATLCLNDLSETPRILPYLPEQRAPKPDETRDGDAEHLAHPEAYEPPPVAPPSESDPDEILLEDPS
- a CDS encoding SDR family oxidoreductase produces the protein MSHTNLVTGGAGFLGSHLCEALLNRGEEVMCLDNFFTGRRENIAHLLGHPRFELIRHDVTEPILIEADRIFNLACPASPVHYQHNPVKTIKTSVMGALNMLGLAKRVRARILQASTSEVYGDPAIHPQVESYWGNVNPIGPRSCYDEGKRVAETLFFDYHHQNKVDIRVIRIFNTYGPRMQVNDGRVVSNFVVQALRGEPITLYGDGEQTRSFCYFEDLIRGMMTMMDTEDFHGPVNLGNPDEFTIRELAEAVIRLTGSSSELVFKPLPENDPTRRKPDISLAREKLGWSPTIKLEEGLKPTIDYFARVIAR
- a CDS encoding Rrf2 family transcriptional regulator: MQLTQYTDFALRTLLYLALTTENVTITEIAERYNISRNHLVKVVHNLGKLGYITTVRGRQGGLRLARAPESINLGEVVRRTEPNFHLVECFDRVNDRCILTPGCQLKGVLGKAFKAFMGVLDEYTLADLISNRRELERLLNNPAKTKS
- a CDS encoding group 1 truncated hemoglobin, whose amino-acid sequence is MSTLFEQLGGSAAVDGAVDLFYRHVLSDDRIAHFFDGVDMERQAQKQKAFLTMAFGGPHNYTGADMKRGHAHLVQQGLNDSHFDAVAENLGKTLREMGVAQELIDQVLTIAESTREDVLGRSA
- a CDS encoding 2Fe-2S iron-sulfur cluster binding domain-containing protein produces the protein MPTILFSSTPHALLDGESVLECLERHGHAIPNSCRSGVCHSCMLRSSGGPVPAAAQKGVSEVRRAQGYFLSCCCHPESDMVVNRVDDALERFSATVMGLSAMNERVLRVRLRADSTFDYRPGQFVNFVRPDGLVRSFSIASVPGLDEHLEFHVALVPGGRMSGWLHHEAAAGSTLEIAGPLGNCFYLGGNPEQPLLLLGTGTGLAPLYAILRDALHQGHTGPIHLFHGALAARDLYLVSELQALEAHWPNFTYHVCVRDEAGEAWMRCGAVDTIALTTFPDLKGWKVYLCGNPELVKQVQRKTFMAGASMKDIHADAFIPAKS